From one Rosa rugosa chromosome 4, drRosRugo1.1, whole genome shotgun sequence genomic stretch:
- the LOC133741838 gene encoding calmodulin-binding protein 60 A isoform X1 → MSQKRHQDDGKGSYRSEGTTGSPGDKRRRTTFQNVVSEIMKLHTVQHLLEPILEPLIRRVVREEVELALRKHLNNMKQNCEKETQPSESRILKLQFLNSLSLPVFTGARIEGEESSSIQVALIDCFTGQIVKSGPESAAKVEIVVLEGDFDGEEGDNWTPEEFKNNIVREREGKKPLLTGEAVINLNDGVVSVSEISFTDNSSWTRSRRFRLGARVVDNFDGTRVREAKTESFIVRDHRGELYKKHHPPSLLDEVWRLEKIGKDGAFHKRLTRENIRTVKDFLTLLFINPPRLRHILGTGMSTKMWEVTVEHAQTCILDKRIYLYCPPSSQQRTGVVFNVVGQVTYLLLECEYIPLSKLSETQKVDAQNLVLSAFEHWGEVVSFDDEASLLGGGSSNVHQTSSSPRGEEFTGSKFMTTQKIGGFDYTQASASSPDIISSMYSVGGTSGLDDYALHNIDGMGLRYDQSLSFPGQVGNSLICDPDSIAAFCDDHLQFFDTDLQSQSMLPESPADLQSAVDGFLLAQRSTAAVAAIDKAQRRWTKLFSVLKWFSIQRSVRNRVRDIPRY, encoded by the exons ATGTCGCAGAAGAGACACCAGGATGATGGCAAGGGGAGTTATCGATCAGAAGGGACGACTGGTAGTCCGGGGGATAAGCGCCGGAGGACTACTTTTCAGAA TGTGGTTTCGGAAATAATGAAGTTGCACACTGTCCAGCATTTGCTGGAGCCAATTCTTGAGCCTTTGATTCGCAGAGTG GTCAGAGAGGAAGTAGAATTGGCCCTAAGGAAACATTTGAACAATATGAAACA GAATTGTGAGAAAGAGACTCAACCTTCTGAATCAAGAATCTTAAAGCTACAGTTCTTAAACAGTCTGTCTCTTCCGGTATTTACTGGAGCTCGGATTGAAGGAGAAGAGAGTTCCAGTATCCAAGTAGctttgattgattgctttacTGGCCAAATAGTTAAATCTGGCCCTGAATCCGCAGCTAAAGTGGAAATTGTTGTCCTTGAGGGTGATTTTGATGGTGAGGAGGGTGACAATTGGACCCCTGAAGAGTTCAAGAATAACATTGTAAGAGAGAGGGAAGGCAAAAAACCTCTTCTAACAGGGGAAGCAGTCATCAATCTTAATGATGGAGTTGTTTCTGTGAGTGAGATTTCTTTTACAGATAATTCAAGCTGGACAAGGAGCCGTAGGTTCAGGTTAGGAGCAAGAGTTGTAGATAATTTTGATGGAACTAGAGTGAGAGAAGCAAAGACAGAATCCTTTATTGTCAGGGATCACCGTGGAGAAT TGTACAAGAAGCACCACCCTCCATCTCTGCTTGATGAAGTATGGCGACTAGAAAAGATTGGAAAGGATGGAGCTTTCCATAAGCGTTTGACTCGGGAAAACATCCGCACCGTGAAGGATTTCCTCACCCTACTCTTCATAAACCCTCCAAGGCTCCGCCAT ATCCTTGGCACAGGTATGTCTACTAAGATGTGGGAAGTCACAGTGGAGCATGCTCAGACATGCATACTTGATAAGAGGATATACTTGTACTGCCCTCCCAGTTCACAACAGAGAACTGGTGTGGTCTTCAACGTTGTAGGACAAGTAACATACCTACTTTTGGAATGCGAATATATTCCTCTCAGTAAGCTTTCTGAAACACAAAAG GTTGATGCCCAGAACTTGGTACTTTCTGCATTTGAACACTGGGGAGAAGTAGTCTCATTTGATGATGAGGCTTCTCTTTTGGGTGGGGGCTCATCCAATGTTCATCAGACATCAAGTTCACCAAGAGGAGAGGAGTTTACTGGAAGCAAGTTTATGACTACTCAAAAAATTGGCGGATTTGATTATACACAGGCATCCGCCTCTTCTCCTGATATCATTTCATCCATGTATTCTGTGGGGGGCACAAGTGGCTTGGATGATTATGCCTTGCACAACATTGATGGAATGGGTCTTAGATATGACCAGAGTTTAAGCTTCCCAGGTCAAGTTGGGAATTCCCTGATCTGTGACCCAGATTCAATAGCTGCATTTTGTGATGATCATCTACAGTTTTTTGATACTGATCTTCAGTCCCAGAGCATGCTTCCAGAGTCACCAGCAGATCTACAAAGCGCTGTAGATGGCTTCTTGTTGGCACAACGTTCGACTGCTGCTGTTGCCGCCATAGATAAGGCTCAGAGGAGATGGACAAAACTATTCAGTGTCCTCAAGTGGTTCTCAATTCAGAGGAGCGTGCGGAACCGGGTTCGAGACATTCCAAGATACTAG
- the LOC133741838 gene encoding calmodulin-binding protein 60 A isoform X2 translates to MKQNCEKETQPSESRILKLQFLNSLSLPVFTGARIEGEESSSIQVALIDCFTGQIVKSGPESAAKVEIVVLEGDFDGEEGDNWTPEEFKNNIVREREGKKPLLTGEAVINLNDGVVSVSEISFTDNSSWTRSRRFRLGARVVDNFDGTRVREAKTESFIVRDHRGELYKKHHPPSLLDEVWRLEKIGKDGAFHKRLTRENIRTVKDFLTLLFINPPRLRHILGTGMSTKMWEVTVEHAQTCILDKRIYLYCPPSSQQRTGVVFNVVGQVTYLLLECEYIPLSKLSETQKVDAQNLVLSAFEHWGEVVSFDDEASLLGGGSSNVHQTSSSPRGEEFTGSKFMTTQKIGGFDYTQASASSPDIISSMYSVGGTSGLDDYALHNIDGMGLRYDQSLSFPGQVGNSLICDPDSIAAFCDDHLQFFDTDLQSQSMLPESPADLQSAVDGFLLAQRSTAAVAAIDKAQRRWTKLFSVLKWFSIQRSVRNRVRDIPRY, encoded by the exons ATGAAACA GAATTGTGAGAAAGAGACTCAACCTTCTGAATCAAGAATCTTAAAGCTACAGTTCTTAAACAGTCTGTCTCTTCCGGTATTTACTGGAGCTCGGATTGAAGGAGAAGAGAGTTCCAGTATCCAAGTAGctttgattgattgctttacTGGCCAAATAGTTAAATCTGGCCCTGAATCCGCAGCTAAAGTGGAAATTGTTGTCCTTGAGGGTGATTTTGATGGTGAGGAGGGTGACAATTGGACCCCTGAAGAGTTCAAGAATAACATTGTAAGAGAGAGGGAAGGCAAAAAACCTCTTCTAACAGGGGAAGCAGTCATCAATCTTAATGATGGAGTTGTTTCTGTGAGTGAGATTTCTTTTACAGATAATTCAAGCTGGACAAGGAGCCGTAGGTTCAGGTTAGGAGCAAGAGTTGTAGATAATTTTGATGGAACTAGAGTGAGAGAAGCAAAGACAGAATCCTTTATTGTCAGGGATCACCGTGGAGAAT TGTACAAGAAGCACCACCCTCCATCTCTGCTTGATGAAGTATGGCGACTAGAAAAGATTGGAAAGGATGGAGCTTTCCATAAGCGTTTGACTCGGGAAAACATCCGCACCGTGAAGGATTTCCTCACCCTACTCTTCATAAACCCTCCAAGGCTCCGCCAT ATCCTTGGCACAGGTATGTCTACTAAGATGTGGGAAGTCACAGTGGAGCATGCTCAGACATGCATACTTGATAAGAGGATATACTTGTACTGCCCTCCCAGTTCACAACAGAGAACTGGTGTGGTCTTCAACGTTGTAGGACAAGTAACATACCTACTTTTGGAATGCGAATATATTCCTCTCAGTAAGCTTTCTGAAACACAAAAG GTTGATGCCCAGAACTTGGTACTTTCTGCATTTGAACACTGGGGAGAAGTAGTCTCATTTGATGATGAGGCTTCTCTTTTGGGTGGGGGCTCATCCAATGTTCATCAGACATCAAGTTCACCAAGAGGAGAGGAGTTTACTGGAAGCAAGTTTATGACTACTCAAAAAATTGGCGGATTTGATTATACACAGGCATCCGCCTCTTCTCCTGATATCATTTCATCCATGTATTCTGTGGGGGGCACAAGTGGCTTGGATGATTATGCCTTGCACAACATTGATGGAATGGGTCTTAGATATGACCAGAGTTTAAGCTTCCCAGGTCAAGTTGGGAATTCCCTGATCTGTGACCCAGATTCAATAGCTGCATTTTGTGATGATCATCTACAGTTTTTTGATACTGATCTTCAGTCCCAGAGCATGCTTCCAGAGTCACCAGCAGATCTACAAAGCGCTGTAGATGGCTTCTTGTTGGCACAACGTTCGACTGCTGCTGTTGCCGCCATAGATAAGGCTCAGAGGAGATGGACAAAACTATTCAGTGTCCTCAAGTGGTTCTCAATTCAGAGGAGCGTGCGGAACCGGGTTCGAGACATTCCAAGATACTAG
- the LOC133741839 gene encoding UDP-glycosyltransferase 74B1-like yields the protein MKNQKTGHVIVLTYPAQGHINPLLQFAKRLASKGLKVTLATTPYTLKSIHSTTVGIEPISDGYDESGFSQSPGVQAYVDSFKTVGSRTLAELILKFSSSGSPVNCIVYDSLLPWALDVAKKFSIYGAVFLTNSASVCSMFWHINHGRLSFPVTQESGAPLLMPGLPPLDLPDLPSFLSQPAPHLPYLAMILEQFASLEENDWVFCNSFEELESELVNEMLGLWPLVMIGPMVPSAYLDQQIDGDKAYGASLWEPTTDKCIKWLDIKPPQSVIYISFGSMANIAAKQAEEIAWGLKASDQHFLWVVKESENKLPDEFLNAIGETGLVVTWCNQLEVLAHPAVGCFITHCGWNSTLEGLSLGVPMVGVPQWSDQPMNAKFVEELWGLGVRVKKNEEGLVTKDELEMCIREVMVGERSDQIKRNAMKWSEAAKRAVSVRGKSDENINDFIRKLF from the exons ATGAAGAACCAAAAAACTGGGCATGTGATTGTGCTCACATATCCAGCTCAAGGCCACATAAACCCTCTCCTTCAATTTGCTAAGCGCTTAGCCTCCAAAGGACTCAAGGTCACTCTAGCCACCACCCCTTATACTCTCAAATCCATCCACTCAACCACTGTAGGAATTGAACCAATCTCAGATGGATATGATGAAAGTGGATTTAGCCAATCCCCTGGTGTTCAAGCCTACGTAGACTCATTCAAAACAGTTGGCTCAAGAACACTAGCAGAGCTTATACTCAAATTCAGCTCCTCAGGCTCACCTGTCAACTGTATTGTATATGATTCATTGCTTCCATGGGCACTTGATGTGGCTAAAAAGTTCAGCATCTATGGAGCTGTGTTCTTGACAAACTCAGCTTCAGTGTGCTCCATGTTTTGGCATATCAATCATGGCCGTCTGAGTTTCCCTGTGACGCAAGAAAGCGGTGCGCCTTTGTTGATGCCTGGCCTTCCTCCActtgatcttcctgacctgCCAAGTTTCCTATCACAGCCTGCGCCTCACTTGCCTTATTTGGCTATGATCTTGGAACAGTTTGCCAGCCTTGAAGAAAATGATTGGGTTTTCTGCAACTCCTTTGAAGAATTGGAAAGTGAG CTGGTGAATGAAATGTTGGGACTTTGGCCCCTTGTGATGATTGGTCCAATGGTGCCATCAGCCTACTTGGATCAACAAATTGATGGGGACAAAGCTTATGGAGCCAGTCTTTGGGAGCCAACTACAGACAAGTGCATCAAATGGCTGGATATAAAACCACCTCAAAGTGTGATATACATATCTTTTGGAAGCATGGCAAACATTGCAGCAAAACAGGCTGAAGAAATCGCATGGGGCTTGAAAGCAAGTGATCAGCACTTCCTCTGGGTTGTGAAAGAGTCCGAGAACAAATTGCCTGATGAGTTCCTGAACGCAATAGGCGAAACAGGGTTGGTGGTGACATGGTGCAACCAACTAGAGGTACTAGCACATCCAGCTGTGGGATGTTTTATAACGCACTGCGGATGGAATTCCACGTTGGAGGGATTGAGCCTAGGCGTGCCGATGGTGGGAGTGCCTCAGTGGAGTGATCAGCCAATGAATGCCAAGTTTGTGGAGGAGTTGTGGGGGCTTGGAGTGAGAGTTAAGAAGAATGAAGAGGGGCTTGTGACGAAGGACGAGTTAGAGATGTGTATAAGGGAAGTCATGGTGGGAGAAAGAAGTGATCAGATTAAAAGGAATGCCATGAAATGGAGTGAGGCTGCAAAGAGAGCTGTTAGTGTAAGGGGTAAATCAGATGAGAACATCAATGACTTTATAAGGAAGCTTTTTTGA
- the LOC133741837 gene encoding threonine--tRNA ligase, mitochondrial 1-like — protein MVLESVILKRIKLFEAIQAEQLAQRQALPSDPIMITILPDGKVKEGKKWVTSPFDVAKEVSKSLASNALVAEVNGVLWDMSRPLEGDCELKLFTFDSDEGRDTFWHSSAHILGQALEGLYGCKLCIGPCHTSREEGFYYDAFYGDLGLKDEHLKQIESEAAKAVKAKQPFERIQVSRDQALEIFSDNRFKVEIINDLPADDKSITVYRCGSLVDLCCGPHIPNTSFVKAFACVNASSVYWRGNKDRESLQRVYGVSYPDKKGLQLYLQRREEAKKYDHRLLGTKQELFFSHPLSPGSWFFLPNGTRIYNKLMEFLKNQYRERGYQEVMSPNMYNMQLWETSGHAANYKENMFVFEIEKQEFGLKPMNCPGHCLMFQHRVRSYRELPLRLADFGVLHRNEASGALTGLTRVRRFQQDDAHIFCRESQIKDEVKGVLDFIQYVYNIFGFTFDLKLSTRPEKYLGGIETWEKAEAALTDALNEFGKPWQINKGDGAFYGPKIDISVSDALNRKFQCATLQLDFQLPARFEMYYSAEGEEGKREAPVMIHRAILGSVERMFAILLEHYKGKWPFWLSPRQAIVCPVSDKSQPYAQQVRDKIFQSGYCVDVDTSDRTIQKKVREAQMAQYNYILVVGEEEVKTGQVSVRVRDKGASTVMNMDSLLKQFKDKVEAFH, from the coding sequence ATGGTGCTCGAAAGCGTAATTCTCAAGCGCATCAAGCTCTTCGAGGCCATCCAGGCTGAGCAGCTCGCCCAACGCCAGGCCCTCCCTTCCGATCCAATCATGATTACAATATTGCCGGACGGGAAGGTGAAGGAGGGAAAGAAGTGGGTGACTTCACCTTTCGACGTTGCGAAGGAGGTTTCGAAGAGCTTGGCGTCGAATGCGTTGGTTGCTGAGGTGAATGGGGTACTGTGGGACATGAGCAGGCCTTTGGAGGGTGACTGTGAGCTGAAGCTGTTCACATTTGACAGTGATGAAGGCCGGGACACTTTCTGGCATTCTAGCGCACACATTCTCGGACAGGCACTTGAGGGTTTGTATGGATGTAAACTCTGCATTGGTCCCTGCCACACTAGTAGAGAAGAGGGTTTCTATTATGATGCATTTTATGGTGATTTGGGGTTGAAAGATGAACACTTGAAGCAAATTGAATCAGAAGCAGCCAAGGCTGTTAAGGCCAAACAGCCATTTGAGCGCATTCAAGTATCAAGGGATCAAGCACTTGAGATTTTCTCTGATAATAGATTCAAGGTTGAAATCATCAATGATCTTCCAGCTGATGACAAAAGTATCACAGTCTACAGATGTGGCTCCTTGGTTGATTTGTGTTGTGGACCGCACATACCAAACACATCATTTGTCAAAGCATTTGCATGTGTGAATGCTTCTTCTGTCTACTGGAGAGGCAATAAAGACCGTGAAAGCTTACAGAGAGTTTATGGAGTGTCTTATCCTGATAAGAAAGGTTTGCAGTTATATCTCCAGCGACGGGAAGAAGCGAAAAAATATGATCATAGATTGTTGGGTACAAAGCAGGAGCTCTTCTTTAGTCACCCACTTAGTCCAGGAAGTTGGTTCTTCCTGCCCAATGGCACCCGGATTTATAACAAGCTTATGGAGTTTTTAAAGAATCAATACAGAGAAAGAGGATACCAAGAGGTTATGTCGCCAAACATGTACAATATGCAACTTTGGGAAACATCTGGTCATGCTGCAAATTACAAAGAGAATATGTTTGTCTTTGAGATTGAGAAACAAGAGTTTGGATTGAAGCCGATGAATTGTCCCGGGCATTGTTTAATGTTTCAGCACAGAGTTCGTTCTTATAGAGAGCTTCCTCTTCGACTGGCTGACTTTGGGGTTTTGCATCGGAATGAGGCCAGTGGTGCACTCACTGGATTAACTCGTGTCAGAAGATTCCAGCAGGATGATGCTCATATCTTTTGCAGGGAGTCACAAATAAAAGATGAAGTTAAGGGCGTCTTAGACTTCATCCAGTATGTCTACAATATATTTGGCTTCACTTTTGATCTGAAGCTATCAACAAGGCCAGAAAAGTACCTTGGAGGGATAGAAACATGGGAGAAAGCTGAGGCAGCTCTTACAGATGCATTAAATGAGTTTGGCAAACCCTGGCAGATAAATAAAGGGGATGGTGCATTTTACGGACCAAAGATAGATATCAGTGTATCTGATGCATTAAACAGGAAGTTTCAGTGTGCAACATTACAGCTTGATTTTCAGCTACCTGCTCGCTTTGAGATGTATTACTCAGCAGAGGGTGAAGAAGGCAAGAGGGAGGCACCTGTTATGATACACAGAGCCATTTTGGGTTCTGTCGAGCGTATGTTTGCTATACTATTGGAGCACTACAAGGGGAAATGGCCGTTCTGGCTTAGTCCACGTCAGGCGATTGTTTGCCCTGTCTCGGACAAATCCCAGCCCTATGCTCAACAGGTCCGGGACAAGATCTTTCAGTCTGGTTATTGTGTTGATGTTGACACAAGTGATAGGACCATACAGAAAAAGGTACGAGAAGCTCAGATGGCTCAGTACAACTACATTCTAGTTGTTGGTGAGGAGGAAGTCAAAACTGGACAGGTGAGCGTACGGGTTAGAGATAAGGGAGCTTCCACAGTAATGAACATGGATAGCCTACTCAAACAATTCAAGGACAAAGTGGAAGCTTTTcattag